One part of the Syngnathus acus chromosome 17, fSynAcu1.2, whole genome shotgun sequence genome encodes these proteins:
- the cdc20 gene encoding cell division cycle protein 20 homolog isoform X1: MAHFGLENDIGDTLKVDVPVTNGPIARWQRKASLSNALSSGLSPVKYANTSVNTTKTPGRTPGIPHVTAEFLSCGADVTRIGRRKATPSKMMGEDRFIPVRNEKQMEVASFLLSKEFRPKEDGVSTASTEQQKMWSMMLNGCNVEEARILQFSGKPTVNPDGQHNSLKSVYSHTVTPMSNKKTRYIASTSEKILDAPDVRDDFYLNLLDWNSSNIMAVGLSDCVYLWDATQGNITHLLTLDNEADYITSLSWAKEGSYLAVGTSDCAVQVWDVSQEKCLRSMNSHSARVCSLSWNGHILSSGSHSGQIHHHDVRVAEHHIFTLRGHSQEVCGLQWSPDGRYLASGGNDNLVCIWPHVGQGRTNVTQPLRTLSLHKGAVKALAWCPWQSSILASGGGTSDCHIRVWNVNSGSCLSSLDTQSQVSALVFVPNYKELVSAHGFTRHNLVIWKYPSMAKVTELNGHSERVLNMAISPDGSVVASLAADETIRLWKSFEVDPKQKAKDKTPLSLNSAFTRAIR; the protein is encoded by the exons ATGGCGCATTTCGGGCTAGAAAACGACATCGGCGACACGCTGAAGGTGGATGTCCCCGTCACCAATGGCCCGATTGCCCGCTGGCAGAGGAAAGCCAGCTTGTCCAACGCATTGTCGAGCGGTTTGTCCCCAGTGAAGTATGCCAACACCTCCGTGAACACCACAAAGACGCCTGGTCGGACGCCAG GTATTCCTCATGTTACGGCGGAGTTCCTTTCCTGTGGTGCAGATGTAACCCGAATTG GCAGACGTAAAGCCACTCCATCAAAGATGATGGGAGAGGACCGCTTCATTCCCGTCcgtaatgaaaaacaaatggaagtGGCAAGTTTCCTGCTCTCGAAGGAGTTTCGACCCAAGGAAGATGGCGTTTCAACAGCTTCAACG GAACAACAAAAGATGTGGTCCATGATGCTGAATGGATGCAATGTGGAAGAGGCCCGCATCCTGCAATTCAGCGGAAAGCCAACAGTCAACCCGGACG GCCAGCACAACTCCTTGAAGTCCGTCTACAGTCACACTGTAACGCCCATGTCCAACAAAAAGACGCGGTACATAGCTTCAACCTCCGAGAAAATCTTAGACGCGCCCGACGTTCGGGATGATTTTT ATCTGAATCTGCTGGACTGGAACAGCAGCAACATTATGGCGGTGGGTCTCAGTGACTGTGTCTACCTGTGGGACGCCACTCAGGGGAATATCACTCACCTCTTGACCTTGGACAATGAGGCCGACTACATCACCTCCCTGTCGTGGGCCAAGGAGGGCAGCTACCTGGCAGTTGGCACCAGCGACTGTGCAGTCCAA GTGTGGGACGTGTCGCAAGAGAAATGTCTTCGAAGCATGAACAGCCACTCTGCACGAGTGTGCAGCCTGAGTTGGAACGGCCACATCTTGTCCAG CGGCAGCCACTCGGGTCAGATTCACCACCATGACGTGAGGGTGGCGGAGCACCACATCTTCACACTGCGGGGCCACTCCCAGGAGGTATGCGGCCTGCAGTGGTCGCCAGACGGCCGCTACCTGGCCAGCGGCGGCAACGACAACCTGGTGTGCATCTGGCCCCACGTGGGCCAGGGCCGCACCAACGTAACCCAGCCGCTGCGCACGCTCAGTCTCCACAAGGGGGCGGTCAAG GCTTTAGCTTGGTGTCCATGGCAATCCAGCATCCTGGCCTCAGGCGGCGGCACCTCAGACTGTCACATCCGTGTGTGGAACGTTAACAGCGGCTCTTGCCTCAGCTCACTCGACACTCAATCCCAG GTGTCTGCACTTGTGTTTGTTCCCAACTACAAGGAGCTAGTCTCTGCACACGGTTTCACCCGCCATAATTTGGTCATCTGGAAGTACCCGTCCATGGCGAAAGTCACAGAGCTCAACG GGCACAGCGAGCGAGTCCTCAACATGGCCATTAGTCCAGATGGCTCCGTGGTGGCCAGCCTGGCGGCGGACGAGACCATTCGCCTGTGGAAGAGCTTTGAGGTGGACCCCAAGCAAAAAGCCAAAGACAAGACACCTCTTTCCCTGAATTCCGCCTTCACTCGAGCCATCAGATAA
- the cdc20 gene encoding cell division cycle protein 20 homolog isoform X2 — protein MAHFGLENDIGDTLKVDVPVTNGPIARWQRKASLSNALSSGLSPVKYANTSVNTTKTPGRTPGRRKATPSKMMGEDRFIPVRNEKQMEVASFLLSKEFRPKEDGVSTASTEQQKMWSMMLNGCNVEEARILQFSGKPTVNPDGQHNSLKSVYSHTVTPMSNKKTRYIASTSEKILDAPDVRDDFYLNLLDWNSSNIMAVGLSDCVYLWDATQGNITHLLTLDNEADYITSLSWAKEGSYLAVGTSDCAVQVWDVSQEKCLRSMNSHSARVCSLSWNGHILSSGSHSGQIHHHDVRVAEHHIFTLRGHSQEVCGLQWSPDGRYLASGGNDNLVCIWPHVGQGRTNVTQPLRTLSLHKGAVKALAWCPWQSSILASGGGTSDCHIRVWNVNSGSCLSSLDTQSQVSALVFVPNYKELVSAHGFTRHNLVIWKYPSMAKVTELNGHSERVLNMAISPDGSVVASLAADETIRLWKSFEVDPKQKAKDKTPLSLNSAFTRAIR, from the exons ATGGCGCATTTCGGGCTAGAAAACGACATCGGCGACACGCTGAAGGTGGATGTCCCCGTCACCAATGGCCCGATTGCCCGCTGGCAGAGGAAAGCCAGCTTGTCCAACGCATTGTCGAGCGGTTTGTCCCCAGTGAAGTATGCCAACACCTCCGTGAACACCACAAAGACGCCTGGTCGGACGCCAG GCAGACGTAAAGCCACTCCATCAAAGATGATGGGAGAGGACCGCTTCATTCCCGTCcgtaatgaaaaacaaatggaagtGGCAAGTTTCCTGCTCTCGAAGGAGTTTCGACCCAAGGAAGATGGCGTTTCAACAGCTTCAACG GAACAACAAAAGATGTGGTCCATGATGCTGAATGGATGCAATGTGGAAGAGGCCCGCATCCTGCAATTCAGCGGAAAGCCAACAGTCAACCCGGACG GCCAGCACAACTCCTTGAAGTCCGTCTACAGTCACACTGTAACGCCCATGTCCAACAAAAAGACGCGGTACATAGCTTCAACCTCCGAGAAAATCTTAGACGCGCCCGACGTTCGGGATGATTTTT ATCTGAATCTGCTGGACTGGAACAGCAGCAACATTATGGCGGTGGGTCTCAGTGACTGTGTCTACCTGTGGGACGCCACTCAGGGGAATATCACTCACCTCTTGACCTTGGACAATGAGGCCGACTACATCACCTCCCTGTCGTGGGCCAAGGAGGGCAGCTACCTGGCAGTTGGCACCAGCGACTGTGCAGTCCAA GTGTGGGACGTGTCGCAAGAGAAATGTCTTCGAAGCATGAACAGCCACTCTGCACGAGTGTGCAGCCTGAGTTGGAACGGCCACATCTTGTCCAG CGGCAGCCACTCGGGTCAGATTCACCACCATGACGTGAGGGTGGCGGAGCACCACATCTTCACACTGCGGGGCCACTCCCAGGAGGTATGCGGCCTGCAGTGGTCGCCAGACGGCCGCTACCTGGCCAGCGGCGGCAACGACAACCTGGTGTGCATCTGGCCCCACGTGGGCCAGGGCCGCACCAACGTAACCCAGCCGCTGCGCACGCTCAGTCTCCACAAGGGGGCGGTCAAG GCTTTAGCTTGGTGTCCATGGCAATCCAGCATCCTGGCCTCAGGCGGCGGCACCTCAGACTGTCACATCCGTGTGTGGAACGTTAACAGCGGCTCTTGCCTCAGCTCACTCGACACTCAATCCCAG GTGTCTGCACTTGTGTTTGTTCCCAACTACAAGGAGCTAGTCTCTGCACACGGTTTCACCCGCCATAATTTGGTCATCTGGAAGTACCCGTCCATGGCGAAAGTCACAGAGCTCAACG GGCACAGCGAGCGAGTCCTCAACATGGCCATTAGTCCAGATGGCTCCGTGGTGGCCAGCCTGGCGGCGGACGAGACCATTCGCCTGTGGAAGAGCTTTGAGGTGGACCCCAAGCAAAAAGCCAAAGACAAGACACCTCTTTCCCTGAATTCCGCCTTCACTCGAGCCATCAGATAA
- the elovl1a gene encoding elongation of very long chain fatty acids protein 1a, with translation MLRDVGSNILEFYNDLLSKCDPRVKDYPLVHCPLKMTSLLVGYVIFAVYLGPRLMANRNPFHLNTAMVVYNFGMVALNAFLVYEFLMSGWGTTFTWKCDLIDPSRSAQALRMVRVGWLFFFSKFIELLDTVFFVLRKKQNQITFLHVFHHSVMPWSWWWGVMLTPAGGMGSFHAMVNATVHVIMYTYYGLAAAGPRFKKFLWWKKYMTAIQLTQFIVVSVHISQYYFMEKCDYQMPLWIHVIWMYGVLFFMLFSNFWLQAYIRGKRLPVAQLKGGGDRAPPSPPLANGTHQHNGNASGDQNNRHQHSHTNGNLQLSKVKEI, from the exons ATGCTGCGAGACGTCGGATCCAATATTTTGGAATTCTACAACGACCTGCTGTCCAAATGCG ACCCCCGGGTCAAAGACTACCCGTTGGTGCACTGTCCCCTGAAAATGACCAGCCTCTTGGTGGGCTACGTCATCTTCGCCGTCTACTTGGGGCCTCGCCTAATGGCCAACCGCAATCCCTTCCACCTCAACACGGCCATGGTGGTCTACAACTTTGGCATGGTCGCCCTCAACGCTTTCCTCGTGTACGAG TTCCTGATGTCTGGATGGGGCACCACCTTCACGTGGAAATGTGATCTTATTGATCCCTCCAGGAGTGCGCAGGCGCTTCGG ATGGTGCGAGTgggttggttgtttttcttttccaagtTCATCGAACTTCTCGACACG GTATTCTTTGTGTTGAGgaagaaacaaaatcaaatcactTTTCTCCACGTGTTCCATCACTCTGTCATGCCCTGGTCGTGGTGGTGGGGTGTCATGCTGACTCCTG CCGGCGGTATGGGCTCCTTCCACGCCATGGTGAACGCCACGGTCCACGTCATCATGTACACGTACTATGGGCTGGCGGCGGCCGGGCCGCGCTTCAAAAAGTTCCTGTGGTGGAAGAAGTACATGACCGCCATCCAGCTG ACGCAGTTCATCGTAGTGTCGGTGCACATCAGCCAGTACTACTTCATGGAGAAATGCGACTACCAGATGCCCCTGTGGATCCACGTGATCTGGATGTACGGTGTACTCTTCTTCATGCTCTTCTCCAACTTCTGGCTGCAGGCCTACATCCGGGGCAAACGGCTGCCCGTCGCCCAACTCAAGGGCGGGGGTGACCGGGCCCCACCCAGCCCCCCGCTGGCTAACGGCACCCACCAACACAACGGCAATGCCAGCGGCGACCAGAACAACCGCCACCAGCACAGCCACACCAATGGCAATCTGCAATTGAGCAAAGTAAAGGAGATctaa